The following is a genomic window from Panulirus ornatus isolate Po-2019 chromosome 16, ASM3632096v1, whole genome shotgun sequence.
ccctcatcctcctcactgATGGCGTCACCTCACCCTCCGCCACCCTCAAGGTGATGTGTGTTCGTAGGTAATATCACAGCAACTGTGTGCTCTTGTTTGGTGTCCAAGTGTTCTATTCTTTTGTGTTGCGTGTCCCGATGTTCATATGATCTTGTTAAGTGTCCAGTTACTGTATGTAGCTGTATGCTTTGAAGATACGTCAAAATACCgaatattttcttctcttttgcgGTGTTTGGGTGCTGTAGAGAATTGTGTTTAAGATCCATATGCTTTTATATAGTGGCCAAACGCTGTATGCTCTTGTGTAGTCTTCGTGTGTTCTGTGCTATCTCGTAGTTTTCAGGTTCTCTATGCTCCTGTCTGTTTCAGAATGTCCAGGTGCTGTATGCGCTACTACAGCGTCAAGGTACTGTATGTTCTAATGCAGAGTCAAGCTATAATAGATAAAACCCACCCAACTGCTCAAATGCTTACATTTACTTCTAGCCCGTGATTTCTAGCAACGCGTGATCAAATGCTCTATATCCTAATCTGAAATCTATATGTGTTTAAGTGTATCATCTAGGTACCAAATTATCTTTAGGCAGCAGCTGTAAGTTACAGAATCCATTATATAACTTCCACATGCTGTATACTAATCTATTGTTGTCTATTCGTAAGGAGTAATTTGGGATTATACTTTCACTCGCATGCACAGGCAGCATACCAAGTTAATACTCAAGCAATCATCTGCTGCTTAAGTTAACATCTCTCCTGCTAAAGTCTACCCACCAATATAAAATCGTATGCTCTTCGTGGAAGGTTTCTGGTCATCATAAGTTTTAAGAATCAGTACCTGACGTAAGCTACGATTGCATGCAAACATTTGCTTACATCTGCCATCAGATTAGTATAATACATTTACCTTGCCAGGCTGTGAGCAGCGAGAGGTCATCCCCCAGGGGTGTGACGGTGATGGAGGTGACGGCAGCGGAGGACGGTCAGGACGCAAACGTGACGCTGGCGATGCTCTCccacctggtcgaccaggctAGACAGGTAGGTCACACTCACATTAGAGTGAATACATTTCTCCCACTTTACCTCACAGGTGGAGAGACATCCAagactcacatttttttttcgctgAGGTAAGCAGGTCATCCTCACCTCACTGCTGAACCCACAAGATCCGTCATATTACCGATGAtgcttgtgtgtgtctctctcgtcGGCTGAGCCGCGAAGGTCACTTTGACGTTAGTGTTGACACGAGTCGTTCATTTTCACATGAGTGCTGAGGCTACAAACTCAACCTCGCATTCGTGATGCTGCTTTTGAATCACTCTCATGTTGAAGCTGAGGCAGGTGGCTTACTGCCTTGTTTCAGCTGTGGTTAAGTGGTGTTCGAGCCGAGACGAATGGGTCTCCCTAGTTTGACATCTGAGACGGGTCTGTCTTTCCTTACATGGTTACTAAGCCTTGTGTGAGTTGACACACGTTTACTCTCAGGCAGACATTTCAACATCACTCCCTCGGTCAGGAGCACCGCTCTCTCACAGAGATCAGCTGATGCAAGTAGACCAGTTTCATGGTAAGGATGAGGCGAGTAAACTCACCCTGATTTTACTACTAGGTTGCGGACCTCAGTCTTATAATGCGAAGTAGTTTTGGTTCATCTAAGTAACAGTGGTGTTAAGACGAGTTTGCAGGTTTACATTTCTGGTGAGGGTGTTTGACACAGTCGAGGGGGACGTGTCACTACCCCATCAGTGCTGAAGTGGGTGGTTGACCTTCCCATGGTTAAAGAGACGAGGATTCACTGTCACAGTACCAATGAGGTGGTTAGGTTACTCAAAAAATTATGATGTTGGCCGCTAGCACTGCGAAGATATAAATGGCGGGCGTGATTTTCTAATCACCTTCAAACTTTTGAGCTGATAAAATATTTTCACATGACCATCGAATCGGCTGGGTCACTTATATAACTGCGAATGGGTTTGGTCACCCTTACATCACTCCTTAAGTGGTATAATCCTTTCCCACCCCAGACAGCAGGGATTAATCATTATCTGTCAATACCAAGATGAACAGATTTCCCTTATAGCTTTACGGTGACTACTCTCACATTACTACTGCAAGGTAGATTACCTTCACGTGCTTAGTGAGACGAGTAGATCAGACGCTCACACGGTAATTCAGCAGGCACAACACTCTGCTTGTAGGTAAGATGGTTGGTTTATCTTCAGGTGCGACTGGGGTCGTGGtgcgtgagggtggtggtagtgagccaCGACCCGGCCTTCCTCGTCGCCTTCGCCGAGTCctccctcaagggccgcctcctggTGTGGGCCACCAGGCTGCTGGTAGTTACCAGTCTCACCCTCTCACAGCTCTATACCCTCCTACCCGcccactggaccttctccatgatgAACACCATCTTCCTCAACCTGGAGGGCACGTCGTCCAACCTCAGGTAAGTATGATGAACGCTATCTTGTTGACCTTGAAGAACTCGGGACTTAATCTCAACCTCAGGTGATAGAGAATGTAAACTGACTCAAGCGGATGTAACAGTCAGCCAGAGGTGTACAGTAGATAGCAAACGCCCACTGCTCAACCTGACAGACTTTCCAGGATTTTTCAGATGAATATTTAGACTAAAGCCATCTTGTACATCAGACTCTATAAAGACACGTTACCCAGCATCTAGTGCTAAACACAACAAATACCCTTTTGATCAGAGAACAGACTATCCAGCATCAAATCACACAATGCAAATGGATGTCTTGGCCTCCACAAGACGTCACCTATCTTCAGTTGCACATTTAACGCCACCTTCTTCATCCTGACGAACACAACACCTCTCCTCAGGTAACAGCATTCACAACATGTCCTGCTTAACCTGCAGGACATGTAATTCAAACTATTGACTGTATTGTCCCAAAATGTAACTAATGACATCCACTTATAGAAGGCAACTTCTCAAATCtcttcctccatcacacacaGCTTCAGAAGGACCCCACAAAGGTctgatgctgtttgaattcctttgtatctaaGGACCCCACAAAGGTctgatgctgtttgaattcctttgtatctaaCATCAGGATTTGTTCTTACTCTCCCTGAAGGTACAGACTGTACATCCACCTGCCCTACAGCCCAGACGGAGCccgggtggtgagggtggctaCCTGGTCAACGACACATGGCATCGTTCGCCTCACTGGCCTTCCCatattccctgaaaaattccaagGGTCTGTGTGCCAACTTTTGATGTCCTGATCAGATGTGTTGTATAGTGTGACATTCCCCAGGATCTCTGCAGTAGCTTGGATGAGCAAAGCTAAATTTAATCTGTCTAAATGCTTATTAATGATCACTACCGTTACAATATACTCAACAACaattcagacatttttttttgtctctacaTCATTCTCCAAGCTTACCTTTAAACTTAAAGGATCTTAAACGATTTCCAAGACAAGCAGGCTTTATGAATGTGGTTGTCAGTGTTGTTGACCATGAGCGGCCCCCGCCTAGTCAACAGCACCACTCCTCTGCAGTGAGAAGCACCTTCTTGACGAAACTGTACTACCTGTGATACGGCCACGCACCGTTACCCTATGCTGGCGGAGCtcggcaaaacacacacacacacacacacacacacacacacacatatatagcgcAAATGAGTTGGCCACAATTAGGGCATTCACGTTGCCCGTGTCGGCTCGGCTACcataaaagcagaaaaaaaaaatgttcacaaaCGAAAATGCGTTAATGGTGGCAGTCGTGACGAAAATAAGACTGACATGTCTCTCTATCGTCATGTACCATTGATAATCACCCATCATGAAAATGAAGACCAAACAAACATTAAAGGAAGACCACAACAAACAACACTCCTTAATCCATGATTCCTAAATACTAAAGACTTAAACCATTACAAGTGTGCTTAAGGCTCGCTTATTTTTCGCAGTATTTGATTATGGAAACACTTCCCCTTGACTTGCGAaaggcagtgaaaaaaaaaaaaaacaagtcctTCTTCCATTTCCAGCTTCTTTGGAGCCAAGGTTAACGTGACTGCCCAGCCGTGGCCACCATTctggcaggaggtggaggacaaGACCCCTGACGGCACCGTCGCTAAACTGTACTCAGGCAGCGACTACCTCACCCTCAAGACCGTATCTGAAGCTCTCAACTTCACCATCAATGTCGTCCCTACCGGCCTCGTGGGCTGAGGTAACTAAGCCAGGATCTCTCTCCCTTCGTTGCGATTCAAATGACCTCCTACGTCATCACCTTATCACGGATGACTGATAAAGGAGCGATGTCACTTGATGGTGGGGGTTCTCAAAGGTACTGCTGGATATGTAAGACGATATCACATCATGATGTGACTTGTCAATCAAACCATCAATGGTATGTTCTCAAGTAGTCACATTTCCGTAAAGAGAAATGTCGTCTCTTCTTAGCCATTTCAATTCTGTTTCCTAAACCAACAGTATGTTTCCCAATATCATTAAAAGGGATGATGAGAGTGAGGTTTATTACTTACACGCGTGGCTGTCCATGTTACCTTTATGTTCCTTGCAACACCAGTCAAATATTACCCATTACCCAAAGAAAACTAGAATATCTTTCAAGCAACAGAAAAGAGAAGTTTTGTGATCTTCACTTCTCTGCCAGTGgatgtaacaatgaaaataataatgttaatatcattactactaataataataatgataataacaataatagtaataatgctaatcattaataataataataatctcaggGTGCGTCACTATGCCTGTATACTCGACATATCTGTCGGTCATAATCATGTCAGCTTCATTTCCGATGTATACACAGTCTGAGGGTTCGACTCCTACAGGCAGCGAGGAGAGTGGAGGAGCGCGTTTCGTTCATGGCGGCGGTGTACCACGTTGCTCTACCGGAGCGCTGGAAGCAGTACGGCTTCACGTACATCTACGAGTTCAACCAGGCATCATTCAGTCTGGCCAAGCCTGGCCTCAAGCCTCGCTGGCAGAGCCTCTACTACCCGCTGACCGCCCAGGCTTGGGGTGCCGTGCTTGGGGTACTCATCGCCATGCCCGTCTTCTTCTATCTGGTAAGATAAGACGCGTCGCTCCTAGGTAGAATATCCCATCCCATTTCATTAGGTATTATGTTCTTACTGGTTTTCAATGTCCTTAGAAAGGTATTTCCAAACCAAAAAGTTAAGTGTCTTTTTCTTGATTTGCCCAAGCTCCTCTTCAAAATCTCGGCGTATATCGAGGATCCGAGGCAGAAATATTATAGAACATCGTATATCTGTCATATTGTCAACCCTGGAGATTATAATTACGTGTTCAGTTAGTCGAATGCGTTGGAAATTCTTGACGACAATATGTGCGAtgagttgatcgagtaagatatgatagggtaagagaaaagtaTGACTGTAAGAGCTGGACAGTGTGTGCTGAGATGGtctggatgagtgaggagaggttgaccaaatAGGGTATACACGTCAGAAGATGGAGGGGACAagtagatggatggagtggaaaaggtttcgAGCgctcgaagcctgaacatgcagagagtGTAATgagtgcacgggacagagtgaattagagcggTATGGCATATATTGAGACGAAGTGCTGTCAATAGTAAACCAGGGCATTACGAAGTCATTGGGTGGAACcacgaaaggtctgtggggcctggttgtggataatggGCTGAGGTTTTGGTGATcacaacacatgacagctagagagcagatttgagcgaatggggccatttcttcgtccgttcctggcgctacctcaccaatgcgAAAAGAGGCGAACAATAAACACATAACTGTATTGTGCAGATTAGTACCAGACGCGAGACGCAAGACAAAGGCAGTAGATCATCAGCTGGGCCATTAACGCTGGAGGTGATGGGGATATTGGTGGGCCAAAATCTGCCCCTTAGGCTCCATGATATCAGTTCCAGCCGCCTGCTGGTGGCGGCCTGGCTGGTGTTCGCCTTCATCATCGGGACGGTCTACCGAGGCAACCTCACCGCTGCCCTCACCCTGCCCAAGTACCCGCCTCGACCAGAGACTATAGAGGAACTCGTCGACGTCATCGGCAGGTACTGGTTGGATATCTTCACCCAAAGGTTTTATTACATTAAAAGGCTTACAGCGAGTTGTGTGGCATAATGACCCCTTGATATGCAGCCAATTCTTGACATATAATCTAAGGTTTCTTTACCTTATTCTTTAAAGGGTGACGATGCCACCGTTCGGAGAACAATGGCGTAAATACTACGCAGATTCAGATTCGCAGGTCTACAAACGACTGGCACAGCTTATGCTCATTGGTCCCTCCATAAAGGAAGGCCTACAGTTAGCTACTGAGCAAAAGTACGTTTCCACTCTCATTATAAAAAACATTGAGCGTTCCTTTGTCATAGCCGTACGTGGAGATGTAAATCTATACTTATGGGCCACAAGCAGCACTCTGGGAGCTGGCTACCTTCACAGAGCACGACCACAGGTCAATGAGTGAGGTGATGGCGTGTCTGTGTCAGTCTGGGGGTTGAAAGCAGAACAATCGTGGATCAGATGCATCTTAGGCATGAGAGAGCACTTCACCAAATTGTTTACAGAGTAGGAAGAAAAAAGTATCCTGAAAAGTAGAGATGATTTGTGATGATTCTAGCAGTAGCCACTTGTTTACATATATGTAAGGGATAAAGATGATTGTTCATGTCTCTCATAAAATGACCTTTGGAACAGCTCAGCAACGATGACCAGTCGTCGGTATCTAGCGAACATGATCGCTGAGCACTTCACCGAGGCGGACGGCAGCACCCAGCTGTACCTGGGCCGGGAGTCGATCTTCCCTGGGCCTTCAGGCTGGCCCATCCCCCACGACGCCCCCTACAAACCCCAGCTGGACCGCTGTCTCATGGCCATTGTTGAGGTGGGTTTAGTCATGACCCCCTCCCGTAAAGACTTATAGCAATGGGTAAAATTGGTTACAGGCTGCTGATGTCAAGTCTATCTCTCATAACTGCAATATCATGTATGACACACGAGGGTCATAAACTGTACAGATAGGACTTATAAAATCTTCGTAAACATTGCTTTTGTGAAAACTTTGTCTCCAGGCTGGCCTATACGAGAAGTGGAACGAGGACATTCTGAGGCAGAACCGTCGCGAGAGCCAACGGAGGAAGCGGAAACAACTGactcagcaacagcaggaggaggggacgcGGCAGGACACACGCACTGACAGCAGCATCAcggccctcaccctcacacacatgcagggacCACTCATGCTCCAACTCCTTGGGCTTATCTTTGCTGGAATCCTATTCATTGTAGAATACCTTGTGTAAGGGGAGGACGTGGGTGTCTATGGAACAAACGAACACACGGATGCATTTCTTTCAAAGACCTCCAGAGAGTTTTATGATTTTGTTCTTCCTCTCATCACAACagaaaaatatacacacagactgtacagtacagggaggcgGTTTATCACTGTGCTTCACCTTAGTAGATAACGAGTTCTCGGCGAATTTTCTTAGTACACGAACTGTATTTCTGATAAACTTTTAACTTGACAATGGTTTCGCCCGTCTCTAAAGATTTTAGCAACCTATGCACACTTTAAGAGGCCCTCAAATGCCAAGGAGTCTTCATATCTAGAATGAAGTAAGATTGGAACGAGCACCGTAATCTAGCTCTAATTTGTCGTAGGTGCCCCACCTCTATGATTTGCATTACATGTTCTATGATGATACCTTCGACACGATCGTAAGTCAGTGTCGTAAAGATTAATACCTACAGAACCAGATGATGTTGAGAAGGTCTTTGTTACAATAAACTTCACGGTTCAACTCGTGTCTCCTATTCACATCTGTTATAACCATGCCCCTCTAATATACTGTGGGATCGCAAGAATTTCTGTGAACTTAATGCCTGATGATTATTCTGGGTTCTTGCGTACTTGGTCATTCAAAATCAACATCTTAAAACTGCTCGTGTATTAATAGAAATTTACGTGTTGCAGTATAAACACGATTAGTATGTAATACCTAGGCATAATTCTACTCTAAAATAATGTTATTCAAGTATATGAATTATGGGTAACTGTGCAAAATACATGCTAAGACGATATCAGAATGGTGCAGTTAAAAACAATGCACATTTAAATTCGCTACGGTTAAAAGAACCATTTTCTCTGGAGGCTTGCCTCTACGAAGAAAACGAATCCTCTATTTGGTAGACTAAAGACGTCAAGAGAGGGTATACATTCAAAGGAAAATTACAAAGTTATGTTCCCGTTATTCAACGCAGTGCAGGCAATCAATTGAAATAACCATACCACAGATTAACGACATACATCTTTATTAACGGTGAAGCGTCATTCTCTTCCACGTATGTACAGAGAATAGGTAAGACTTTAAAGGACACAATGAAGTTACCTTACTAATGCCCACCTCGTGTGGACATTCCATGCATTTATTCAAGAACTTAGTCCTTTTGTACGACcgaaataatgaaataaagataacaCTCATATTCCCCAGTAACGGTAACTAGATCTGTGCCATGCATCCCTATCAGATGTTCTACTTTCGCCAGCGGAAGACGACGTCTTGGCTAAATGTATTTTAGTCAGGAATGCAAGGATTATCCTGCGTCTGTTTGTCGTTCACATTAAACCAACATATTTTCTTGAAGTTCCTTTGAATTCTTCACCGTTAATGGAAAAGTTCTCCGTTCCTCTGACTATATTCTCACCGAATCGAGAGGTTTCGTAGCGACCCCCACCTTCGCCCCACAAAGTGTTTTGTTACCTTACTGACGACGTGACGCCCTGGCTTGGTACCGGCAGGTCACGACGGGTGACCTCAACTGACCTAATGATCCCCGGAGAAGGGAGTATGGTAGCTCAACCTACGGTCGCACCTGTGATATCTACCCCCCTGACATCCATCACGCGATGTTCAGCAGTGGCGGATGACCTGACCCCTACGTGAAGTATTCGTTTCAGCTGTTGGTATAGAAATAAGGCAACCTGGAGAAACTTGGGCGTTACCTGCTAATAATGAGTGTTCCCTGATGCTTAAAAGGGGAACACTCTGCTCTGCACGAAGGAGTAGCTTCTTacaatgcaaaatatatatatataatatatatatatataatatatatatatataatatatatatatatatatatatcattgacttTTTACACTAAAATATCTAATAGATGAAACAACACAGAGATGacggatatatataatatatatatatatatatataatatatatatatataatatatatatatatataatatatatatatataatatatatatatataatatatatatatataatatatatatatatatatataatatatatatatatattatatatatatatatattatatatatatatataatatatatatatataatatatatatatatatatatattatatatatatatattatatatatatatatataatatatatatatataatatatatatatatataatatatatatatatataatatatatatatataatatatatatatataatatatatatatataatatatatatatatataatatatatatatataatatatatatatataatatatatatatatattatatatatatatattatatatatatatatatattatatatatatatataatatatatatatataatatatatatatataatatatatatatataatatatatatatataatatatatatatatatatatataatatatatatatatataatatatatatatataatatatatatatatatatatattatatatatatatataatatatatatatataatatatatatatatatataatatatatatatataatatatatatatataatatatatatatatatatatataatatatatatatataatatatatatatataatatatatatatataatatatatatatatatataatatatatatatataatatatatatatataatatatatatatataatatatatatatataatatatatatatatataatatatatatatataatatatatatatataatatatatatatatattatatatatatatataatatatatatatataatatatatatatataatatatatatatatattatatatatatatattatatatatatatatataatatatatatatataatatatatatatatattatatatatatatattatatatatatatatataatatatatatatataatatatatatatatataatatatatatatataatatatatatatatatatatatatattatatatatatatataatatatatatatataatatatatatatataatatatatatatatattatatatatatatatattatatatatatatatataatatatatatatatataatatatatatatataatatatatatatataatatatatatatataatatatatatatatattatatatatatatattatatatatatatatcattgacttTTTACACTAAAATATCTAATAGATGAAACAACACAGAGATGacggatatatataatatatatatatatatatatatatatatattatatatatatatatataatatatatatatatatatataatatatatatatataatatatatatatatattatatatatatatataatatatatatatatatcattgacttTTTACACTAAAATATCTAATAGATGAAACAACACAGAGATgacgggataatatatatatatataatatatatatatatattatatatatatatatcattgacttTTTACACTAAAATATCTAATAGATGAAACAACACAGAGATgacgggataatatatatatatatatatataatatatatatatataatatatatatatatattatatatatatatatatattatatatatatatataatatatatatatatataatatatatatatatattatatatatatatatataatatatatatatatataatatatatatatataatatatatatatataatatatatatatatattatatcagtGACAACAAGAACCAGTGCCAGACAGTAATAATAACAGAACCCACAAAAAGGAGACAAATCTTATCTATAGTAAATGCTAACAAATATTCAGGACAATGAATGTCTGGATGTACAGCAAGGAATGATAGCTGAATCGATACTTTTCTAAAAATTCAATCAATGGGGTTTCAGCAAAGGAATCTTTGTGATTCTGTGGCGTAGTAGTATTAAAAGCTTCACATAAATGATATGCTAAATCATTATAATAAAacgttatttttttcccctcgaaaTGATACATCAGCTGGCGTCGCTCAGACTTCCCTTGGTGTTATAGCCAACAAAATCCAGTAAGTAGTGGTTAGAAGGATATGATATATTGATGGATGATTCGCCCATCTATTTCACAGGAAATCCAGGCCAGCTGAGTGAATCCTGAACAAGTGACCATAAAAGAGTGATTCATATCATCTAAAGAACCTTCTATCTGTAAGGAAAAGTCTATTTACCTTCGCAGATTCATGGGATATATGAAAAAATGTCACTAAAATAACTGCAAAACCTGAAGGTTCATTATGTAGACTAACCGGATTAAATCTATGAAAACTGGTTCAAACGGCAATTCCCTGGAACACTGCCATTCATCCTTGTGGCTGGTTTAGAATGCGATTATCTTAAACTTCAGCATCCATTCATAAAACACAAATGAGGTCTGCTTCTAAAGTGAGCAGAGCAgaatttctaattatctttttttttaagattttagtTTCGAGAGTGACGGGTCCGCCTCACGTGTCCTATACCACTGGCTGTGAGGTCAGGGTATCTCGAGACATAACGAATCTAAGCCTCGTACCATCAGGTTACATGTAGTAAAGTGTTGGGAAATCTTTTGTGACGTTACTCGAATTGGCGAGTGACGTGCGCCGCTGAGGTGTTAACGTCATCCACCGTTGGGCTAATAAGAACTTGCGAGGAAAAAAACTCCTCCTCAAGTTAGTTACATGTTCTGAGGAGCCGAAGCAACGCAGGCTACCTGCAGCTCTGATGACATCTCAGTTCGCCTTTAAGAAAGGTTAACGGAGTCGAGGTAGACGTGGGTAAGGTAGATACCTTCACTCACTACAACACTCAATACAACACCACAATCACTGTTTCAGCATACCCCAAGACCCTTTAAGCCCACGGCGCACCTACTGCAAAGACGAAACTCAGCACATACTATCCAACGGTCCCAGCTCTTTCTGGAAATAGATGTACACGCATCATAAGGacgctttatgacctgtggtccccacTGGTGGAcgtagccagct
Proteins encoded in this region:
- the LOC139753973 gene encoding LOW QUALITY PROTEIN: ionotropic receptor 21a-like (The sequence of the model RefSeq protein was modified relative to this genomic sequence to represent the inferred CDS: deleted 1 base in 1 codon) gives rise to the protein MILNLVVLTFLLADSVAKLVSHTRGHDAASTVVSAVLEATSQPSCSLILLTDGVTSPSATLKAVSSERSSPRGVTVMEVTAAEDGQDANVTLAMLSHLVDQARQVRLGSWCVRVVVVSHDPAFLVAFAESSLKGRLLVWATRLLVVTSLTLSQLYTLLPAHWTFSMMNTIFLNLEGTSSNLRYRLYIHLPYSPDGARVVRVATWSTTHGIVRLTGLPIFPEKFQGFFGAKVNVTAQPWPPFWQEVEDKTPDGTVAKLYSGSDYLTLKTVSEALNFTINVVPTASWAEAARRVEERVSFMAAVYHVALPERWKQYGFTYIYEFNQASFSLAKPGLKPRWQSLYYPLTAQAWGAVLGVLIAMPVFFYLISTRRETQDKGSRSSAGPLTLEVMGILVGQNLPLRLHDISSSRLLVAAWLVFAFIIGTVYRGNLTAALTLPKYPPRPETIEELVDVIGRVTMPPFGEQWRKYYADSDSQVYKRLAQLMLIGPSIKEGLQLATEQNSATMTSRRYLANMIAEHFTEADGSTQLYLGRESIFPGPSGWPIPHDAPYKPQLDRCLMAIVEAGLYEKWNEDILRQNRRESQRRKRKQLTQQQQEEGTRQDTRTDSSITALTLTHMQGPLMLQLLGLIFAGILFIVEYLV